The Vibrio tarriae genome includes a window with the following:
- a CDS encoding response regulator gives MSMEDLSQCTILIVDDSPDNIAFMSQGLAQYYRIKAARSGKLALEILAQYPVDLVLLDIVMPEMSGYEVINQIKHNPHTEHIPVIFLTGKSSPEDEQLGFELGAVDYVFKPVSIPLLKSRVHTHLQNKRSKDILLNQNDYLENEVLRRSGELDRMQDAVVFALASLAETRDPETGNHLLRTQHYVKVLAQRLATTEKYRDVLSPTVIDTYFKAAPLHDIGKVGIPDNILLKPGKLTQDEFTIMRNHALLGKLALEKAEKLSGACTALINAAKEIVIGHHEKWDGSGYPMGLRGEAIPLSARLMALADVYDALICRRVYKAPMSHEEAKAIILQGRGSHFDPMVIDAFLQEEQNFIDIAQQFADEESAYLPTQLAQQASG, from the coding sequence ATGTCAATGGAAGACCTTAGCCAATGTACGATACTGATCGTCGATGATTCGCCAGACAATATCGCCTTTATGTCGCAAGGGCTAGCACAGTACTATCGAATCAAGGCGGCGCGCTCAGGGAAATTAGCGCTTGAGATCTTGGCACAATATCCGGTTGATCTGGTTCTGCTCGATATCGTTATGCCAGAAATGTCGGGCTATGAGGTAATTAATCAAATCAAACATAACCCGCATACCGAGCATATTCCGGTGATTTTTCTTACAGGTAAAAGTAGTCCCGAAGATGAGCAATTAGGCTTTGAGCTCGGCGCAGTCGATTACGTTTTTAAACCAGTCAGTATTCCACTGCTTAAATCGCGCGTTCACACTCACTTACAAAATAAGCGCTCCAAAGACATTCTATTGAATCAGAACGATTATCTGGAAAATGAAGTATTGCGCCGATCCGGAGAGTTGGATCGCATGCAAGATGCGGTGGTGTTTGCATTAGCAAGCCTTGCAGAAACACGCGACCCGGAGACAGGTAACCACCTACTGCGCACTCAACATTACGTGAAAGTGTTGGCACAGCGCCTCGCCACCACGGAAAAATACCGTGATGTATTGAGCCCGACCGTGATTGATACTTACTTTAAAGCGGCACCCTTACATGACATAGGTAAAGTTGGTATCCCCGACAATATTCTGCTCAAACCGGGGAAATTGACCCAAGATGAGTTCACCATCATGCGTAATCACGCCTTGTTGGGTAAGCTTGCTCTGGAAAAAGCGGAGAAGCTTTCTGGTGCCTGCACAGCGCTCATCAATGCCGCCAAAGAGATCGTGATTGGTCATCACGAGAAATGGGATGGTTCTGGTTATCCAATGGGTTTGAGAGGTGAAGCCATTCCACTTAGCGCCCGTTTAATGGCACTCGCCGATGTGTATGACGCTTTGATTTGCCGACGTGTGTATAAAGCACCAATGAGTCATGAAGAGGCCAAAGCGATCATTTTACAAGGCCGAGGTTCGCATTTTGATCCTATGGTGATTGATGCTTTTTTACAGGAAGAGCAGAACTTCATCGACATTGCACAGCAGTTTGCCGATGAAGAATCCGCTTATTTACCCACTCAACTCGCTCAGCAAGCGTCCGGTTGA
- the maiA gene encoding maleylacetoacetate isomerase has protein sequence MSLVLYGYWRSSAAYRVRIALNIKQLAYESRTVHLNKNGGQQHHADFHRLNPSELIPVLIDGELCLNQSLAIIEYLDETYPEPRLIPERGAERYQVKALALDIAADIHPINNLRILQYLTAKLGVADEEKNRWYRHWIDKGFQGLEEKLRYTAGEYCVGNRLSLVDVCLVPQVYNAERFDLDMSRYPTLQHIAARLHALPAFAQAAPENQPDAC, from the coding sequence ATGAGTTTAGTTCTCTATGGTTATTGGCGTTCGTCTGCCGCGTATCGGGTACGTATTGCCCTCAATATTAAACAGTTGGCTTATGAGTCACGCACCGTGCATTTGAATAAAAACGGGGGGCAGCAGCATCATGCTGATTTTCATCGCCTCAATCCTAGTGAGTTGATCCCAGTGCTCATCGATGGTGAGCTCTGCTTGAATCAGTCGCTGGCGATTATTGAGTATTTGGATGAAACTTATCCCGAACCCCGTTTGATTCCAGAGCGAGGTGCCGAGCGTTATCAAGTGAAAGCGTTAGCGTTAGACATCGCAGCGGATATCCATCCGATCAATAATTTGCGGATTTTGCAGTATCTTACCGCCAAGCTTGGGGTGGCCGATGAAGAAAAAAACCGTTGGTATCGTCACTGGATTGATAAAGGCTTTCAAGGCTTGGAAGAGAAATTGCGCTACACGGCAGGTGAATATTGTGTAGGCAATCGTTTGTCTCTAGTCGATGTCTGTTTAGTGCCTCAAGTCTATAATGCTGAGCGGTTTGATCTCGATATGAGTCGTTATCCCACCTTACAACATATCGCTGCAAGGTTACACGCTTTGCCTGCGTTTGCGCAGGCCGCTCCAGAAAATCAACCGGACGCTTGCTGA
- a CDS encoding fumarylacetoacetate hydrolase family protein produces the protein MKLATLNNGARDGQLVVVSRDLTLCVAVPEIASTLQQALDNWDAVVDSLQDVYCALNERTITARLFDAEQCLSPLPRAYHWADGSAYVNHVELVRKARGAEMPASFWTDPLMYQGGSDTFLAPRDLILMADEAWGIDFEAEVAVVTADVAMGSSVQEAAQAIRLLMLVNDVSLRGLIPNELAKGFGFYQSKPSSAFSPVAVTPDELGEAWDGARLALPLRTTYNHELFGCPNAGVDMTFSFPELIAHAAKTRALCAGSIIGSGTVSNKQGTDYGSAIREGGVGYSCIAELRMIETLRDGEPKTAFMRFGDTVRIEMLNAEQQSIFGAIEQRVVQYNKEV, from the coding sequence ATGAAGTTAGCGACCCTGAATAATGGCGCGCGAGATGGTCAGTTGGTGGTCGTCAGCCGTGACTTAACCCTGTGCGTTGCAGTACCTGAGATTGCCAGTACTTTACAGCAGGCGTTGGATAATTGGGACGCGGTGGTGGACTCGCTGCAAGATGTCTATTGCGCACTGAATGAGCGCACGATTACTGCGCGCTTATTTGATGCTGAACAGTGTCTATCGCCATTGCCTCGAGCCTATCACTGGGCGGATGGTTCGGCTTACGTTAACCATGTTGAGTTGGTGCGCAAAGCGCGTGGCGCAGAAATGCCCGCCAGTTTCTGGACCGATCCTCTGATGTATCAAGGTGGCTCAGATACGTTTTTAGCCCCGCGGGATCTGATCCTGATGGCGGATGAAGCGTGGGGGATCGATTTTGAAGCAGAAGTGGCGGTGGTAACTGCCGATGTGGCGATGGGAAGCTCAGTGCAAGAAGCGGCGCAGGCCATTCGGCTACTGATGCTGGTCAATGATGTATCACTGCGTGGTCTGATACCCAACGAGCTCGCTAAAGGGTTTGGTTTCTATCAATCTAAACCTTCTTCGGCCTTTTCACCTGTCGCGGTGACTCCGGATGAGCTTGGTGAAGCGTGGGATGGCGCGCGTCTTGCTCTCCCATTACGCACCACCTATAACCACGAGCTATTTGGCTGTCCCAATGCTGGCGTGGATATGACGTTTTCATTCCCAGAGTTAATCGCCCATGCAGCGAAAACACGAGCACTGTGTGCGGGCTCCATCATAGGTTCGGGCACCGTTTCCAATAAACAGGGAACCGATTATGGCAGCGCGATCCGTGAAGGTGGCGTAGGGTATTCATGCATTGCTGAGCTGCGGATGATAGAAACGCTGCGTGATGGTGAGCCCAAAACAGCCTTCATGCGCTTTGGTGATACGGTGCGAATTGAGATGCTCAATGCAGAGCAACAGAGTATTTTTGGTGCGATTGAGCAACGAGTGGTGCAGTACAACAAGGAAGTATGA
- a CDS encoding homogentisate 1,2-dioxygenase, with amino-acid sequence MHKWITFPHREGTCSRQAHADFPEQAIYEREAGRSGFFGPAAHFHHQHAPTGWSEWEGELRPRAFNFNHVQGIHALSPWQVPLLLHNHEVKVRVWKLEQAMPALARNADGDELLFIHQGKADLYCDYGHMVVSDGDYVLIPRSTNWRLEPIEPLFILMIENTDAAYALPEKGLVGNHAVFDPAVLDVPSINDQFRAQYSEQQTQVQVKRHGQLSTITFPFNPLDAVGWHGDLSVVRLNWRDIRPLMSHRYHLPPSAHTTFVGQGFVVCTFVPRPIESDPGALKVPFYHNNDDYDEVLFYHAGDFFSRDNIEAGMVTFHPAGFTHGPHPKAFQAGLEYRKKFTDEVAVMIDTRHALQFSEAAQQVENRQYVYSWQSKKE; translated from the coding sequence ATGCATAAATGGATCACTTTTCCGCATCGTGAAGGCACTTGTTCAAGGCAGGCGCATGCGGATTTCCCTGAGCAGGCGATTTACGAACGTGAAGCGGGGCGCAGTGGCTTTTTTGGCCCCGCGGCGCATTTTCATCATCAACATGCACCGACAGGTTGGAGCGAGTGGGAAGGCGAATTGCGTCCACGCGCCTTCAACTTCAATCATGTGCAAGGGATCCATGCTTTGTCCCCTTGGCAAGTGCCCCTGTTACTGCACAACCATGAAGTGAAAGTGCGGGTGTGGAAGCTGGAACAAGCTATGCCAGCGTTGGCGCGCAATGCCGATGGTGATGAGTTGCTGTTTATCCATCAAGGTAAAGCGGATCTCTATTGTGACTATGGCCATATGGTCGTCAGTGATGGCGACTATGTGCTGATCCCGCGCTCGACCAACTGGCGTCTAGAGCCGATTGAGCCCTTGTTTATCTTGATGATTGAAAACACCGATGCCGCTTATGCGTTACCGGAAAAAGGTTTAGTCGGCAATCACGCGGTGTTTGATCCTGCGGTGTTGGACGTGCCTTCGATCAACGATCAATTCCGCGCACAATACTCTGAGCAGCAGACGCAAGTGCAGGTGAAACGTCATGGACAGCTAAGCACCATCACCTTCCCGTTTAATCCTTTGGATGCGGTGGGTTGGCATGGTGATCTCTCTGTCGTGCGCCTCAACTGGCGTGATATTCGCCCGCTGATGTCGCATCGCTACCATCTTCCGCCTTCGGCACATACCACCTTTGTCGGTCAAGGTTTTGTGGTGTGTACTTTTGTTCCTCGCCCGATTGAAAGTGATCCAGGCGCACTCAAAGTGCCGTTTTATCACAACAATGATGATTATGATGAAGTGCTGTTTTACCACGCTGGCGATTTTTTCAGCCGCGATAATATTGAAGCGGGCATGGTGACCTTCCACCCAGCCGGGTTTACTCACGGGCCGCATCCGAAAGCGTTTCAAGCAGGCTTGGAATATCGCAAAAAATTCACTGATGAAGTGGCGGTCATGATTGATACCCGCCATGCGCTACAGTTTAGTGAAGCGGCGCAGCAGGTGGAAAATCGCCAGTATGTGTACAGTTGGCAGAGCAAAAAGGAGTAG
- the hppD gene encoding 4-hydroxyphenylpyruvate dioxygenase, with protein sequence MMESVNPLGTDGFEFVEYTATDEQGIASLKQLFTSLGFAEVAKHRSKEAWLYRQGDINFIVNAQPRSQAEAFAKQHGPSVCGMAFRVQDAAIALKHAQANGAVEYKTEIGPMELSIPAVIGIGDSLLYFVDRYGDRSIYDVDFHFYPDSKERLAKAQVGLYEIDHLTHNVKRGNMNLWAGFYERIGNFREIRYFDIEGKLTGLVSRAMTAPCGKIRIPINESSDDKSQIEEFIREYKGEGIQHIALSTEDIYHTVKTLRERGMDFMPTPDTYYDKVNQRVAGHQEDVQALRDLRILIDGAPMKDGILLQIFTQTVIGPVFFEIIQRKGNQGFGEGNFKALFESIEEDQIRRGVLTDA encoded by the coding sequence ATGATGGAAAGCGTAAATCCACTCGGTACAGATGGCTTTGAATTTGTCGAATATACTGCCACTGATGAGCAGGGCATTGCCAGCCTCAAACAGCTCTTCACCTCTCTGGGCTTTGCCGAAGTTGCTAAACACCGTTCTAAGGAAGCTTGGCTGTATCGTCAAGGTGACATCAACTTTATTGTCAACGCGCAACCACGTAGCCAAGCTGAAGCGTTTGCTAAGCAGCATGGCCCTTCGGTGTGCGGGATGGCGTTTCGCGTGCAAGACGCGGCAATTGCTCTCAAGCATGCGCAGGCCAATGGTGCCGTCGAGTACAAAACCGAAATTGGGCCTATGGAGTTAAGCATTCCGGCGGTGATCGGGATTGGTGATAGCCTGCTCTATTTTGTGGATCGTTATGGCGATCGCAGCATCTATGATGTCGATTTTCATTTTTACCCTGACAGCAAAGAGCGCCTAGCCAAAGCGCAAGTGGGTTTGTATGAAATTGACCACCTCACCCACAACGTGAAACGCGGCAATATGAACCTGTGGGCCGGGTTTTATGAGCGGATTGGTAACTTCCGTGAAATTCGCTACTTTGATATCGAGGGCAAACTGACGGGTTTGGTGAGCCGAGCCATGACCGCGCCCTGTGGCAAAATCCGCATTCCGATCAACGAGTCCTCTGACGATAAATCGCAAATCGAAGAGTTTATTCGTGAGTACAAAGGCGAAGGTATCCAGCATATCGCGCTCAGTACCGAGGATATTTACCACACTGTGAAAACCTTGCGTGAACGTGGCATGGACTTTATGCCCACGCCGGACACCTATTACGACAAGGTGAATCAGCGAGTGGCTGGACATCAAGAAGATGTGCAAGCCCTGCGTGACTTACGTATTTTGATTGATGGTGCACCGATGAAAGATGGCATTTTGCTGCAAATTTTCACTCAAACTGTGATTGGGCCTGTGTTCTTTGAAATCATTCAGCGCAAAGGTAATCAAGGATTTGGTGAAGGTAACTTCAAAGCGCTGTTTGAATCGATTGAAGAAGATCAGATCCGCCGTGGAGTATTGACTGATGCATAA